TGCGACAGCAGTCGTGCGGCGTCCGGGAACGACCACTTGCTGTACTGGGCCTGCACCAGCACCACGTCCAGCAGGACGCCGTTGAGCAACTGCCCGTCGGGCAGCGGGATCGGGTTGGCGTTCAGGGCCGCCCGGGTCTTCTCGTAGGCCGCGCGGACGTCCTCGGCGGTGGTGCCCAGGTGGTAGACGCTGTCGTACTTCGCCACCCACGGCAGGAAGTCCACGTCGAACCGGCGCTGGAAGCCGCGCCCGAACTCGTCGAAGATCTCCTGGAACGTGGTGGTGAACTCGGTGTTCGAGTCGAGCACGAACTTGTCGACCCGGTTCGGGAAGTACGTGGCGTAGTACGCGCCCATCCACGTGCCGCCGGAGTAGCCGATCCAGCTGATCTTGTCCCGGCCCAGCAGGTGCCGCAGCAGGTCCAGGTCGCGCACGGTCTGCTCGGTGTTGACCAGCGTGCCGAACTCGCCGGACTTCGCCTGGCACGCGGTGGCCTGCAACCGCGCGGCGCCGTAGAGCAGGTCGACGTTGGCGCGGCTGCGGTCGCGCGGGTCGGTCAGGGTCAGGAAGTCGAACCCGCCGCAGGTGACGTTCGTGCTCGCCCCGGTGCCGCGCGGGTCGACGCCGATGACGTCGAGGTCCTGCACGAGCTTCGTCCGACCCTGGTAGAGCGCGGGCAGCGTCCGCCCCGGCCCGCCGGGACCGCCCGGGTTGGTCAGGACGCTGCCCTTGGCGTTGCCGCTGCGCGCCTTGAGCCGGCTGATCGCGATGGTGATCGTCTTGCCGTTGCCGGGCGACCGCCAGTCCTGCGGCGCGGTGTAGGTCGCGCACTCCAGCACCGGGACGTCCAGGTCGGTGCACGCACCCCACGTGATCGCCTGGTCGCGGAACGGGTCCGCCTGCGCCTGCGCCACGGCCGGCAACGACGCCGTGAGCAGCGCGGCGGACACTGTCAGTGCCACTCCTCGCATGGTTCCCCCTCCGGGTTTCGTGCCAACCACCTCATCGGTGTGGTGGGGTGGGAAACAACGGCGGAAAGGCTCGCGTTCGGGTCTACGAAAGACTTAGGCCAGTCGGTGTCCAGGGGAAGTAGGGTCGTCAGGGTGGGGATTTTCCGGAGGAAGCGGCCCGCGGCCGTGGCCCGCGAGGTGGTGCGGGACCACACCTACGACGACGCGATCCTGGACATCGCGGCCGAGGAGATGGACGCGGGCCACCTGAGGGCGGCCACCACCGTCCTCGCCGAGTGCCGCGACGAACCCGAGGTCCGGGCGCTGCGCGCGGAGGTGCTCGGCGAACACGCCATCGGCCACGCGGACGAGCTGCTGGAGCTGGCCAAGGCGAACTCCGACCCGGACCTGTGGCTGCTGGCCGGCACGGCGTTCATCCGCGAGGCCTGGGCCATCCGCGGCTCGGGCCGGGCGGACACGGTCGGCAAGGACCGGTTCAAGGTCTTCTTCGGCACCCTCCGCAAGGCCGTCGGCCCGCTGCACGAGGCGGCGAAGCTGCTGCCCCACGACGCCGTGCCGTGGTCCCAGCTGCAGACGGCGGGCCTGGGCCTGCAGGTCGACCGGGACCAGAAGGACGAGGTGTGGCGCGAGATCGTGGCCCGGTGCCCGTCCCTGTACCCGGCGCACTGGACCAGGCTGCAGATCCTGGCGTCGAAGTGGGGCGGCTCGGCGGAGGAGATGATGGCCTTCGCCCAGGGCAGCGTCGACGCGGCACCGCTCGGCGACCCGGTCGTGGCCATGCTGCCGCTGGCGCACTTCGAGATCTTCCTGGAGCAGTTCGAGGACGCGGTGCAGGCGCGGAGCGCGTTCAAGATCGCGACCCTGAAGATGCGCTACTTCAGCCGCGTGCGCGACGAGATCGCCGAGGCGGCGGACAAGTGGGAGGCCAAGCCGGGAAAGGCCCACCCGCGCTCGCTCCAGGCGCACAACCTGTTCGCGGCGGCTTTCGCCCTGGCGGACGACGCGCCAAGAGCGAGAAAACACCTGCTGGGCATGCGTGACCACGTGCACGACGTGCCCTGGTCGTACGTGGCTTATCTGGCCGATGACCTGGAGAAGGAATACTCCGAGCTCGCCAACAAGTACCTCGACGCCTGACCTGGCGCTGCGCGCGCGGGTGAGGCGCGCGCAGCCCGGTGATCAGCACTTCTGCTTGTAGAAGTACTTCTGGTTGGTGTCCATGTCGGCCTTGGTCAACGCGACCAGGTCGGTCTCGATGTCCCGTTTGACGCTGCCGCCCTCCAAAGCCGCGATCGCCTGCTCCACGCCCGTCCGTCCGATGGTCGCCGGGTCCTGGGCGATCAACGCCTGCACCGCGCCCGCCCGCAGGTCCTCCACCTGCTTGGGGCTGGCGTCGAACCCGACCAGGTTCACCGCGCCCGTCTTGCCCGCGTTGCGCAGCCCGGTCGCCGCGCCCTCGCCCGTGTTCAGGTTGGTCGCGAAGACGCCCACCAGGTCCGGGTTCGCGGCCAGGGTTGCCGTCACCTTCGACGCGGCCTGGTCCGGTTCGTTGTCGGTGTACTGCTGGCCCACGTACTTCAGGTTCGGGAACTTCTTGATCTCGTCCTCGAAGCCCTTCGCCCGCGCGTCCGTGGTCGACGTGCCGGCCTTGGTGTTCAGCACCAGCACCGAGCCCGACTTGCCGGCCGCCAGCTTCGCCAACGTCTGCGCGGCCAACTGGCCGCCCTGCTCGTTGTTGGACGACACCGTCGAGACGGCGATGGACGTGTCCTCCAGCTTGGTGTCCACCTCGACGACCTTGATGCCCGCGTCCTTGAGCTGCTTCATCGGCCCGGCCATCGCCTTGTCGTCGGTGGGTGCGATGAGGACCGCGCCGGGCTTGTTCGCGAGTACGCCGGTGACGATCGGGGTTTGCAGGGTGGAGTCGAACTTGGTCGGTGCCTGGACGTCGACCTCGTAGCCCTTCGCCTTCGCGGCCTCGCGGAAGCCGCACTCCATGGAGATGTAGAACGGTTCGGCGGCCACGCCCGGGATCAGGACCATCTTCTTGGTGTTCCCGGAACTCCCCGAATCGCCGATCTGGCCACCGCCGCCGCACGCGGTGAGCAGCAGGGCCGCCCCGAGCAGGGCAACTGTCCTCGTTGACATGTTCTCCCGCACCTTTCGCCTAGCGTTGATTGCGCGCCCTTCGTCGTGACTGGTCGAACCACACCGCCGCCACCAGCACGATGGCCACGGCGATGGGCTGCCAGTACACGTTCACGCCGACGATCACGAACCCCTTGCGCAGCACGGCCGGGATGAACACGCCCAGCACCGTGCCGACGACCGAGCCCGAGCCACCGAACAGGCTGGTGCCGCCGAGCACGACACCCGCGATGGCGTTGAGGTTGTCCGTGTCGTGCCCGGTGATGGACGCGACCCGGAAGTACGCGAGCGCCATGAACCCCGCCAACCCGGCCAGCGTGCCCGCGAGCAGGTACACCTTGACCAGGTGGCCGGTGACGCCGATGCCGACCCTGCGCGCCGCCTCCTCGTTGGAGCCGATCGCGTAGGTGTAGCGGCCGAACCGGGTGGTGGCCAGGACCAGCGCGCCGACCGCCGTCACGACCGCCGCCAGCAGGACCAGGTTGGGCACCCCGAACCACGTGCCCGTGCCGAGGCTGTTGCTGAGCACGTTCGGCACGCCGGACACGTTGGAACCGTTGGAGATCAGCTGCCCCGCGCCGAGGGCCGCGCCGAACGAACCCAGGGTGACGATCAGCGGCGGTATCCCGGTCTTGGCGATCAGGACGCCGTTGAGCAGACCCCAGGCCGCGCCGGAGACCAGGGCCACCACGAGTCCGACGAGCACCGTGCCCCAGCCGGCGTTGGTGGCGTTGCCGTCGTTCAGGGCGTTCATGGTCATGGCGGAGGTGACCCCGGAGAACACCAGGACCGACCCGACCGACAGGTCGATGCCGGAGGTGATGATCACGTACGTCATGCCGACGCTGAGGACCAGGAGGACGGAGGTTTCCACGAGGGTGGTCTGGAGGGTGAAGGTCGTCAGGACGGCGTCCGGCCGGATCGCGCCGAACACCGCGATCAGCACCAGCAGCACCAACCCGATCCACAGCGTGTTCGCGCCGAACAGCCGCTGCTTCAGGGTGCGTTGCCGGACGGTCCGCTCCTCGGTGCGCGTGGTCATGCGTCCTCCTGCGACAGGGCTCCGGTCATCGCACCGACCAACTCCTCGACGGTCGTGTCCGCCGCCCGGAACCGAGCCACCCGCCGGCCCAGGCGCAGCACCTCGACCCGGTCGGCCACGGCCAGCACCTCGGGCATGTTGTGGCTGATCAGCACGACCGCCATGCCCTGGTCCCGAACCCGCTTCACCACGTCCAGCACCCGTTCCCGCTGCACGACCCCCAGGGCGGCGGTGGGCTCGTCCATGAACACCAGCCGACTCGCCCACACGACACTGCGCGCCACGGCCACACTCTGCCGCTGCCCGCCCGACAGCGCCCCGATCGGCACGTCCACGCTCTGCAACGACACCCCCAACTCACGGAACGACTCCGCGGCCCGCCGCCGCATCTCCTTCTTGTCCAACACCCCGAACCACCCCAACGGCCCGGATTTGCGCAGCTCGCGCCCCAGGTAGAGGTTCGCGGCCGGGTCGAGGTCCGGCGCCACGGCCAGGTCCTGGTACACCGTCTCGATCCCCAGCGAGCGGGCAGCCACCGGCGAGGGCAGCACGACCTCCCGACCGTCGAACACGATCGTGCCGCCGTCGGGCTGCTCGGCCCCGGATAGGCACTTCACCAGCGTGGACTTGCCGGCACCGTTGTCCCCGATCAGTGCCACGACCTCGCCCGCGTCGGCGGTGAACGACGCGCCGCGCAGCGCTTCCACGCTGCCGTAGTGCTTCACCAGGTCACGGGCGTCCAGCAGGGGTTGGGCCATGTCGCCTCCCGTCCGTCCCCCAGGGGACGGAAAATTTCAGTTCAGTGAACTAAATATTTCAGTGGCGTGGAGTGGTCGGAACAAACACGCGGCTCGCGCCGCACGAGTCGGGTCGGGTCGGGTCGGCGGGTGCGGTAGGTGCGGCACGGGTCGGTTGGCGGGTGCGGTGGGTGCGGCACGGGTCAGTCGGTGGGTGGGGTGGTGCGGCACGGGTCGGGCTGGCATGCCGGCGGGCGCCGGCTGGTGGTCGGGTCGGCAGGGGCGGCGGTTGTCGCACGGATGAGGCCGGTGGGTGGGGCGGGTCGGGCAGGGGAGCGCGGTGGGTGGCGGGTGCGGTGGTGTTGCGCGGGTGGCAGGTGCGGTGGGTGGTGCGCGGGTGAGGTTGGTAGGTGCGGTGGGTGGGGGTGGCGGGTGTGGTGGAGTCGCGCGGGGGTCAGGATGGTGAGCGTGGCTGGTGGGGCACTGTGATCAGGTTGGCAACGGTGGTCGGCATCGCACGGTGACCAAGTCGCCGGACAGGGTGCAGGTGCCGGCGGCGTGGGGGATGACTACGGTGCTGCCGCGTCGGAGCGGCAAGTCGTCGAGGGTGCCCTCGCCTTCCAGGACTACGAGCACGGCGAAAGACTCCTCCAGCACCGCCGTGCCGGACACGTGCAGTCGGTCCGCACGGAAGAACGGGTCCGCCTGCGTGCCCAGCAGGTTCGCCGAAGAAGACGTGCCCGTGCGGAGCACCAGGTCGGAAACGCGCTGCGCGGACCGCTCCACGCACTCCAGCGCGGTCTCCTGACCCAACCCCAGGTGCCAGGCCTCGGGCTCGGAGAGGAAACCGCGCCACTCCAGCGTCACCGAGAAGTCCGTCGGCTGCTGGAGTTCGACGATGAACACGCCCTCGCCGATCGCGTGCGGCACGCCGGCGGGGACGAACACCGTGTCACCGGGCTTCACCGCGACCGGGTTGAGTGCGCCCAGCATCGCTGCGGAGTCCTGGGTGGACACCCACGCATCGACAAGAGCAGCGGGCACGTCGCCGCGGAAACCGATGTACACCAAGGGGTCAGGCCCGGACGTGCCGACCACGATCCACGCCTCGGTCTTCCCGTGCCGGCAGTCCAGGTGCCGCAGGGCGAAGGCGTTGGACGGGTGGCAGTGCACCGGCAACCGTTGACCCGCGTCCAGCAGCTTGACCAACAGCGCGGTGTCCGCTCCGAACGAAGCCACGTGTGCCGGACCCAGCCACGACAGGGGGTCGGCCCGCACGGCGTCGCGCAACCAACGCCCGTCGGGCAACCGGGTCAGGCCGTCGGGATCGCGGCCGAACAAGGTGGTCGTGGACGCCACCCAGTCCTCGGGGCCGTAGTCCGCTGACGGTTCGCCGCGCAGTGCCGCGATCGCCGCGCCGCCCCGGTAGAACTGCCGGGGTTGGTTGGCCGGCAGCTCGACAGGTCGTGTCACACCCGCACCTCCCCTGATCCT
This DNA window, taken from Saccharothrix variisporea, encodes the following:
- a CDS encoding ABC transporter substrate-binding protein, which gives rise to MSTRTVALLGAALLLTACGGGGQIGDSGSSGNTKKMVLIPGVAAEPFYISMECGFREAAKAKGYEVDVQAPTKFDSTLQTPIVTGVLANKPGAVLIAPTDDKAMAGPMKQLKDAGIKVVEVDTKLEDTSIAVSTVSSNNEQGGQLAAQTLAKLAAGKSGSVLVLNTKAGTSTTDARAKGFEDEIKKFPNLKYVGQQYTDNEPDQAASKVTATLAANPDLVGVFATNLNTGEGAATGLRNAGKTGAVNLVGFDASPKQVEDLRAGAVQALIAQDPATIGRTGVEQAIAALEGGSVKRDIETDLVALTKADMDTNQKYFYKQKC
- a CDS encoding ABC transporter permease; amino-acid sequence: MTTRTEERTVRQRTLKQRLFGANTLWIGLVLLVLIAVFGAIRPDAVLTTFTLQTTLVETSVLLVLSVGMTYVIITSGIDLSVGSVLVFSGVTSAMTMNALNDGNATNAGWGTVLVGLVVALVSGAAWGLLNGVLIAKTGIPPLIVTLGSFGAALGAGQLISNGSNVSGVPNVLSNSLGTGTWFGVPNLVLLAAVVTAVGALVLATTRFGRYTYAIGSNEEAARRVGIGVTGHLVKVYLLAGTLAGLAGFMALAYFRVASITGHDTDNLNAIAGVVLGGTSLFGGSGSVVGTVLGVFIPAVLRKGFVIVGVNVYWQPIAVAIVLVAAVWFDQSRRRARNQR
- a CDS encoding class I mannose-6-phosphate isomerase, producing the protein MTRPVELPANQPRQFYRGGAAIAALRGEPSADYGPEDWVASTTTLFGRDPDGLTRLPDGRWLRDAVRADPLSWLGPAHVASFGADTALLVKLLDAGQRLPVHCHPSNAFALRHLDCRHGKTEAWIVVGTSGPDPLVYIGFRGDVPAALVDAWVSTQDSAAMLGALNPVAVKPGDTVFVPAGVPHAIGEGVFIVELQQPTDFSVTLEWRGFLSEPEAWHLGLGQETALECVERSAQRVSDLVLRTGTSSSANLLGTQADPFFRADRLHVSGTAVLEESFAVLVVLEGEGTLDDLPLRRGSTVVIPHAAGTCTLSGDLVTVRCRPPLPT
- a CDS encoding ATP-binding cassette domain-containing protein, encoding MAQPLLDARDLVKHYGSVEALRGASFTADAGEVVALIGDNGAGKSTLVKCLSGAEQPDGGTIVFDGREVVLPSPVAARSLGIETVYQDLAVAPDLDPAANLYLGRELRKSGPLGWFGVLDKKEMRRRAAESFRELGVSLQSVDVPIGALSGGQRQSVAVARSVVWASRLVFMDEPTAALGVVQRERVLDVVKRVRDQGMAVVLISHNMPEVLAVADRVEVLRLGRRVARFRAADTTVEELVGAMTGALSQEDA
- a CDS encoding alpha/beta hydrolase, which encodes MRGVALTVSAALLTASLPAVAQAQADPFRDQAITWGACTDLDVPVLECATYTAPQDWRSPGNGKTITIAISRLKARSGNAKGSVLTNPGGPGGPGRTLPALYQGRTKLVQDLDVIGVDPRGTGASTNVTCGGFDFLTLTDPRDRSRANVDLLYGAARLQATACQAKSGEFGTLVNTEQTVRDLDLLRHLLGRDKISWIGYSGGTWMGAYYATYFPNRVDKFVLDSNTEFTTTFQEIFDEFGRGFQRRFDVDFLPWVAKYDSVYHLGTTAEDVRAAYEKTRAALNANPIPLPDGQLLNGVLLDVVLVQAQYSKWSFPDAARLLSQLNGPSLAALDVRYPDAPTATLYAITCNDTRFRGGREFLDREARQLGAKYPLFGHYQLLAPCAFWNRPPLELKTPTGKGVPPILMVQSVRDPATPLEGAQRAHHRFAGSRMLTVTDEGDHGIYGFGNPCVDDLVESFIVDGKVPPRDVTCAGMPLPDPTATLAAQPSLVHGWL